The following is a genomic window from Paenibacillus thiaminolyticus.
GAACCCGGGCGCCAACCTGGCCATTATCTCAGTACCGGGCCAATACGCAGCAGGGGAAGCCGAGAAAGCGCTCGATTACGGCCTGCATGCGTTCATTTTCAGTGACAATGTGCCTGTGGAGGAAGAACTGAAGCTGAAGCAGAAGGCGCATGAAAAAGGATTGCTCGTCATGGGTCCGGATTGCGGCACAGGAATATTGTCGGGGGTTCCCCTCGCCTTCGCGAACCGCGTCAAGGCAGGCAATATCGGCGTCGTCGGCGCCTCGGGCACAGGTATCCAAGAGGTAACGACGCTCATCGACCGCATGGGCGGCGGGATCAGCCATGCGATCGGTACTGGCGGGCGCGACCTGTCGGAGTCGATCGGAGCGATTACGATGCTGGACGGCATCCGCGGACTGGAGCATAACGACCAGACCGAGGTAATCGTCATCGTGTCCAAGCCACCGGCGAAGGCAGTGCGCGATCAGGTGGTGCGCCAGCTGCAAGGGATGTCGAAGCCGGCGGTTACCCTGTTCCTCGGAGAGAAGCCGTCTGCACATGAAGGCAATGTTTATCAAGCTTATACTTTGGAAGAAGCAGCTAGAATTGCTGTCGACCTGGCCAAAGGCGCCGATGTGCAGCCGCTGTACAGCGTGCCGCTCGATGTGCCAAAGATGGATTTGCAGCCGGGGCAGACTTCGATTCAGGGACTGTATGCCGGCGGTACCCTGGCCGCTGAAGCAGCTATGCTCATCGCGGATGCGCTTCAATTGAAAGACGGCCTCATTCATGAAGACGGTTACGTTCTCAAATCGAACGGTCATGCGATTGTCGATTTGGGCGATGACATGTATACGCAGGGCAAGCCGCATCCGATGATCGATCCGGCTACCCGGGTTCAGTATATCGAGAAGGCAGCCCAAGATCCGGCGACAGCGGTAATTCTGTTCGACGTCGTGCTTGGATACGGCAGCCATGATGATATGGCGAGCGTGCTGGCGCCGGTGATCGAAAAGGCGATTGCCAAGGCGAAGGCGGAAGGGCGCAACCTCTACTTTGTGGGTGTCCTCTGCGGTACGCAGCAGGATCCGCAGTCTTATGCAGAGCAGAAGCGCAAGTTCGAAGAAGCGGGCGTGCTGGTGAAGGAGAGTAATAATCAAGCGGTGCGCACTGTCCTGGCGATGATGAACCTCCGCCTGGAGGATGCGCCGAAGACGCACCGTCCGGCGGCAGCGGTTATGCCGGAAGAGACCTCCGCGTCCGCGCCTGTCGCAGCGCTGCTTGGCGGGAAGCCTTCCGTCATCAATGTAGGGCTGCAGAAGTTCACGCAAGCCATTCTTGCAAGCGGCGCCACGGCAATTCAATACGATTGGCGGCCGGTTGCGGGCGGCAGCGTGAAGATGCAGCGCGTATTGAAGCTATTGAACGAGTACCGGTTCACGAATTAGTATCCGGTGTCGCTTTTCCCGTGGACGATGAATCCACTCCTGTGAACCGCGTCCATGACGAACCATCGACGCCGCAGACGAACAGCTGGGAGGGAATTACAGATGAACTTTAATACTATTGATGAAGCCAATCAGGCGGTGATTGACAAGATTTCCGGCGGTACGCCGTTCCTTGTCGATGCCGTGCCGGCTCACACCGTTATTCCGGAACTGGAAGGCAAGACGCTGCTGCATGCAGGTCCGCCGATCGCCTACCAAGACATGACGGGACCGATGCAAGGCTCATGCGTAGGCGCCGCATTATTCGAGGGCTGGGCGAAGGACGAAGCTGAGGCCCGCGCTATGCTGGAACGGGGCGACATCCGCTTCATGCCGTGCCACCATGTGAAGGCCGTCGGACCGATGGGAGGCATCACGTCCGGCAATATGCCGGTATTTGTCGTCAAGAACCGCTCCGAAGGCAATGAAGCGTACTGCATTATGAATGAAGGCATCGGCAAGGTGCTTCGCTTCGGCGCTTATTCGGAAGAGGTCATTACGCGCTTGAGATGGATGCGGGACGTGCTCGGCCCAACGCTGTCCCGCGCGCTGAAGGCGACGAATGAAGGACTTAATCTGAATGTCATGATCGCGAAGGCGATTACGATGGGAGACGAATTCCATCAGCGCAACATCGCTGCTTCGCTTGTCTTTTTGAAAGAAATCAGCCCTTATATCGTTAGTCTGGATATGGATAAGCAAGAGATGCAGAGCGTCATTAAATTTTTGGCGGATACGGATCAGTTCTTTCTTAACATTATGATGGCCGCGTCCAAAGCTGTCATGGACGGTGCGCGCACGATCGAAGCCGGTACGGTGGTTACCGCGATGTGCCGGAACGGACGCGACTTCGGCATCCGCATCAGCGGCATGGGCGACGAATGGTTCACCGCGCCGGTTAATACGCCGCAGGGACTGTTCTTCACTGGCTATTCGCAAGAGGATGCCAACCCGGACATCGGCGACAGCGCGATTACGGAGACGTTCGGGGTCGGGGGGATGGCGATGATTGCCGCTCCGGGCGTAACCCGCTTCGTCGGGGCCGGCGGATTCAACGATGCGTTGGCGACGAGCAACGAGATGGTCGAGATCTCGATCGACCAAAATCCGAACTTCACGGTTCCGACCTGGAACTTCCGCGGCATTTGCCTCGGCATCGATGCGAGAAAGGTCGTAGAAACCGGAATTACGCCTGTCATTAATACCGGGATCGCCCATAAGGAGCCAGGTGTGGGACAGATCGGCGCAGGCACGGTTCGTCCGCCTGTCGAATGCTTCGAGAAGGCGCTGGAAGCGTATGCGGCCAAGCTCGGACTTCTGTAACACGCCGCAGCATACGAATTGTCTCAAGGGAGAGGAGATGGACGCCCAGCTTGGGGCGCTCCTCGCCCAGAGGCCGACGGGCCGCGTCCACAGCATCTTCGAGAACGGCATCAACCTGGCGATGGGAGACGCGTTGATTTTTGTCGGCACGACGAAGAACGGCAGGCTTCCGTTCGGCATCCATATGGGGCAGGACAGCGTCAAAAGGCTGCGCCGCCATGTTCGGCTCGAGGATACCGTCGTGGCTGAGGGGGCGGACACGATTCGCTTTATCCATCCAGGCGGTCCGCTGACGCTTGATCTGGCGCAGGCCGTCCCATTCCAGTATGAGATCCGATCGGATCGGTATCATTGTTTTCGTGATTTATTTCACGTGAACGAATTTTTGAAAACCTGCCTCACCTGGGGCGTGCCGACCGGACTCGATGTGGAATGGGACCGCTTTCTCGCGAATGATTACCGGCCGGATGAACCGCAGTATGCTGTGGTGCGGCAGGCGGAGCAGCTGCTTGGCGGCCTGTTGTCCGGCGAGGTTCAAGCGGTCGAGGCGCCTTTGCGCTATTTTCTAGGGCGCGGGCCGGGACTGACGCCCTCGGGAGATGACTTTCTCGTCGGTGTGCTGGCCGTTCATAAGCTAACCGGCGCATTTCATCCCGCATGTGTGACCGTCTTGCGCCATATGGTAGAAGGAGAAGCCATTACGACGGATGTCAGCAGGGCCTATTTGCTTCATGCGCTGCAAGGCCGCTTCAGCGACAAGGTCACCCGGGTGATGAACGCGATGGTAATGGAAGATATGAAAGAGATAGAAAACGCAGCTCCGCTCAATTCCAATCTTGAGCAGATGCTTGAGACCGGACACAGCTCCGGGATCGATACGGCATTCGGGATCGCCAGTGCCATCATGGCCCTTAGGAGGAATGAAAGAACATGTCAAAACGAGTTGTGATCGCATTTGGGGGCAACGCTATCTTGCAGCCTCATCAAGCTGCAACCTATGAGAACCAGCTTGCCAATGTGCGCAGCAGCAGCAAGAAGATTGCCGATATCGTGGAAGCGGGCTACGAAGTCATTATTACGCACGGCAACGGCCCGCAGGTGGGATTGATTTTGCAGCAAAATGAAGAAGCGAAAGAGGTTGTTCCGCCATTTCCATTGGATGTGTGCAGCGCGGAGTCTCAGGGCTTCATCGGATATATGCTTGATCAATGCTTGAAAAACGAACTGCGCAAGCGGGGCTTGCCGCAGCAGGTCGTCAGTGTACTCACCCAGACGAGAGTATCACTGGAGGATGAAGCGTTCCTTCATCCAACGAAGCCGATCGGCGTCTTCTACACCGAGGAAGAAGCGAAGCGATTGATGCAGGACAAAGGCTGGAACATGCAGGAAGACGCTGGCCGGGGATGGAGACGCGTCGTTCCTTCGCCGCAGCCGCAATCGATTGTGGAGGCGGATACGATTATGAAGATTGCCGCAAGCGGGGCCATTGTCATTGGTGCCGGCGGCGGAGGCATTCCGGTCGTGCAAGCCGAGGACGGCACGCTTTCCGGGGTCGAAGCGGTGATTGACAAGGATCGCAGCGGTCTCAAATTAGCTCAGGAAGCGAACGCCGATATTTTTATGATGGTCACCGATGTGAAAAATGTCTATATTCATTACGGCAAGCCCGAGCAGAAGGCGCTGGAGCATATCAGTACCGAGGAAGCCAAGCAGTATATCGG
Proteins encoded in this region:
- a CDS encoding DUF1116 domain-containing protein; this translates as MNFNTIDEANQAVIDKISGGTPFLVDAVPAHTVIPELEGKTLLHAGPPIAYQDMTGPMQGSCVGAALFEGWAKDEAEARAMLERGDIRFMPCHHVKAVGPMGGITSGNMPVFVVKNRSEGNEAYCIMNEGIGKVLRFGAYSEEVITRLRWMRDVLGPTLSRALKATNEGLNLNVMIAKAITMGDEFHQRNIAASLVFLKEISPYIVSLDMDKQEMQSVIKFLADTDQFFLNIMMAASKAVMDGARTIEAGTVVTAMCRNGRDFGIRISGMGDEWFTAPVNTPQGLFFTGYSQEDANPDIGDSAITETFGVGGMAMIAAPGVTRFVGAGGFNDALATSNEMVEISIDQNPNFTVPTWNFRGICLGIDARKVVETGITPVINTGIAHKEPGVGQIGAGTVRPPVECFEKALEAYAAKLGLL
- a CDS encoding DUF2877 domain-containing protein, which gives rise to MRPSSDFCNTPQHTNCLKGEEMDAQLGALLAQRPTGRVHSIFENGINLAMGDALIFVGTTKNGRLPFGIHMGQDSVKRLRRHVRLEDTVVAEGADTIRFIHPGGPLTLDLAQAVPFQYEIRSDRYHCFRDLFHVNEFLKTCLTWGVPTGLDVEWDRFLANDYRPDEPQYAVVRQAEQLLGGLLSGEVQAVEAPLRYFLGRGPGLTPSGDDFLVGVLAVHKLTGAFHPACVTVLRHMVEGEAITTDVSRAYLLHALQGRFSDKVTRVMNAMVMEDMKEIENAAPLNSNLEQMLETGHSSGIDTAFGIASAIMALRRNERTCQNEL
- the fdrA gene encoding acyl-CoA synthetase FdrA encodes the protein MLHTIIKKNSYQDSVNLMLLTNHISALEGVKQASIMMGTPANKDIMNNSGLYTDELEQAGANDMCIVIDAEEQSNLDDILAAVDSFLSDQSVSSASSSLESVRSWERALKENPGANLAIISVPGQYAAGEAEKALDYGLHAFIFSDNVPVEEELKLKQKAHEKGLLVMGPDCGTGILSGVPLAFANRVKAGNIGVVGASGTGIQEVTTLIDRMGGGISHAIGTGGRDLSESIGAITMLDGIRGLEHNDQTEVIVIVSKPPAKAVRDQVVRQLQGMSKPAVTLFLGEKPSAHEGNVYQAYTLEEAARIAVDLAKGADVQPLYSVPLDVPKMDLQPGQTSIQGLYAGGTLAAEAAMLIADALQLKDGLIHEDGYVLKSNGHAIVDLGDDMYTQGKPHPMIDPATRVQYIEKAAQDPATAVILFDVVLGYGSHDDMASVLAPVIEKAIAKAKAEGRNLYFVGVLCGTQQDPQSYAEQKRKFEEAGVLVKESNNQAVRTVLAMMNLRLEDAPKTHRPAAAVMPEETSASAPVAALLGGKPSVINVGLQKFTQAILASGATAIQYDWRPVAGGSVKMQRVLKLLNEYRFTN
- the arcC gene encoding carbamate kinase, yielding MSKRVVIAFGGNAILQPHQAATYENQLANVRSSSKKIADIVEAGYEVIITHGNGPQVGLILQQNEEAKEVVPPFPLDVCSAESQGFIGYMLDQCLKNELRKRGLPQQVVSVLTQTRVSLEDEAFLHPTKPIGVFYTEEEAKRLMQDKGWNMQEDAGRGWRRVVPSPQPQSIVEADTIMKIAASGAIVIGAGGGGIPVVQAEDGTLSGVEAVIDKDRSGLKLAQEANADIFMMVTDVKNVYIHYGKPEQKALEHISTEEAKQYIGEGHFSSGSMGPKMEAAVAFAELGKHAIICSLDDAALALQGTTGTHIS